In the genome of Plasmodium sp. gorilla clade G2 genome assembly, contig: PADLG01_00_56, whole genome shotgun sequence, one region contains:
- a CDS encoding rifin PIR protein, putative, with protein MVRTHVRKEKKHMDEFEKLCNDGKDVEKDKNCSKGSEHCKQQCNRYNRWITTHKNEWLGQKSKYEVILNDKFDENYDDFKQHINGNADANTYITSKNDKCKNSGGNHINVDDFSQMQIGIYSVVISACNAENVSDNCFSILSFEIYFSISLSLCCLRFCGCLIMYSLYCLNSFITFLSRGHVHN; from the coding sequence ATGGTCCGAACACATGTgcgaaaggaaaaaaaacatatggATGAATTTGAAAAATTGTGTAATGATGGAAAGGACGtcgaaaaagataaaaattgCAGCAAAGGAAGTGAACATTGCAAACAACAGTGTAATAGATATAATAGATGGATAACTACCCATAAAAACGAATGGTTAGGCCAAAAATCTAAATACGAAGTAATATTGAATGATAAGTTCGATGAAAATTATGATGATTTTAAACAACATATAAACGGTAATGCAGATgcaaatacatatataacatCCAAGAATGATAAATGCAAAAACAGTGGTGGTAACCATATAAATGTTGATGATTTTTCGCAAATGCAAATAGGTATATACTCCGTAGTTATATCCGCTTGTAATGCTGAAAATGTTTCTGATAATTGCTTTTCAATTTTAtcttttgaaatatatttttccatatCTCTATCGCTTTGTTGTTTACGTTTTTGTGGTTGTTTGATCATGTATTCTTTATATTGTTTGAATAGTTTCATTACATTTTTATCTCGGGGTCATGTTCATAATTAG